The region AAAATACATCTATTTACTTATATTTATTTTTTGTATTATCAAATAAGACAAAATATAATAAATGTTAACCATAATTCAAGCTAAGCATTTCCCCATTGCCaataagaaaaacaaaagaagaaaGTTACTttatgcccctatatatagtgtgcAGTGACAAATTAAGTGTCCTAGTATACTAGAGATGTGATTAACATTGCTACTGATAGCATGGAATATTCTTTGTTTTATTCACGTCACAAAATGGCTTTTTTTTTGTTTACCCATGTTGAGAAATTGAAAAAAATGCATTGTGCTTCTTTCTTGGAGTTTTTGAGCTTTTTCTATGATTACTAGAGATGATAGATACATCTTCAGTGCTTTATTGGCACATCTAAGCTTTTAGTGCACACAACGTACAGTGACTGAAATATATAGCAGGTTACTGCACCGAGACCATGGCAGGCAGCTCACCGAAGGTTAGTGAGATCCGGTGTGCGCAGCGTGCGGAAGGCTCCGCGGCAATGCTGGCTATCGGAACAGCAAATCCGGCGAACAAGGTGTCCCAAGAAGAGTACCCTGACTATTATTTCCGCGTTACCAAGAGCGAGCACCTTACTGACCATAAAGACACATTCAAGATAATATGTAAGCACCCAAACATACTGAAATATCTAAGCAGACACGTATGATCTGACATGATTTATGTTGTTGGGTTTTTGGATCTCTAAAACTGATATCAGGTGGTCTAACGGGCACGGAGAATCGTTTCTTCTACCACACGGATGAACTGCTCAACTCCCACCCTGTCTTGCTGGACAACACGTCACCGTCCCGTGAGGCTCGGCATGATATCGTGGCCAAGGCTGCTCCAGAGcttgcggcagcagcagcaaagaagGCCATCGCAAAGTGGGGCCGTCCGGCCAGTGACATCACCCACCTTATCGTCAGCACCAACTCTGACGCTGGCGCCCCAAGCGCTGACGTACGCTTGGTTTCACTCCTTGGCCTTCGCGCCGATGTCTGTCGTACCATGCTCCATCTTAACGGCTGCTTCGCCGGCTGCTCCGCCTTGCGCCTAGCCAAGGACCTTGCTGAGAATAACTGTGGGGCACGCGTCCTCGTAGCTTGCGTGGAGCTCGCCATTTCTGGCTTCTGCAGCCCCGGCGAAGGGGACTGCTTAGACACCCTCATCACTCATGCGTTGTTTGGTGATGGGGCAGGCGCGGTAATCGTCGGCGCCGACCCCATGCACCCCATCGAGAATCCTCTGTTTGAGATGGTGTCCGTCTCTCAGACCCTCGTGCCGAGCACTGAGAATGTGCTCACCCTGAACTTGGGGAGCAATGGCACTCATGGGAAAGTTTACACCAAACTGCCCACACTGGTAGCAGACACCATGGAACCTTGTCTTCTGGAAGCGTTTGGTCCACTTGAGATGGACTTCCAATGGAATGACCTCTTCTGGGCAGTGCACCCTGGCAGCCGTGGGATCTTGGACCAACTTGACAAGACACTCCAGTTGGAGCCCACGAAGCTAGCGGCGAGCAGAACTGTCGTACAGAAGTTTGGGAACATGTTTAGCGCCACCGTGATCTTCGTGCTTGATGAGCTACAGCGtcgaatggaggaggaaggagagcaAGCTGAGTGGGGGGCCATGGTGGGATTTGGACCAGGCTTCACTATCGAGACCATGGTGCTCCATGCAACCGGCGCTCTCAAGAAAAATTAGCGCTTCGTCGTTAAGCTATGTACGCAGCAGCGGAGAATAAGATTAAAGTCTGTGTGCCCAACTATTTTAATTGTTCTCATCCAAAAGTTATTTTGATTGGATCTGTAACCTATATGGTTACCAAATCAAATATCAACTACCTCCAATAATGTACGATGTTATGGTTTGTGCTGATTTTGACAGCCATTAATGAATCTATATTGCAAGACAGTGTAAAAGTATTGCTCACATGATTTATTTCTCCACTGCACTATGCATGCTAGTTCCTCCATCTGGGTTTGTAAAGTGGGCACAGATTTTTTGGTTTTTCAGTTTGACTAACAAAATGTGTGTACAACATCCGTTTAGTGTATAGATACACTCATTTCTGCAATAGTGAATTCCGGAGGGAGAGAGTATATTAGAAGCATCGTTTGACGTTGAATCAAGTAATGATATATTTTGATATATAACACACATTTTGCTAGTCAAATAGGTGAAGTAATAAACCGTGTCCACCTTCAAAACCCAGATAGAGATAGTAGTATTTACCCACACATTAATAAGTAAGCAAACTATATGCTCCTATGTTAAATCAGGTAAATGGAATCACAGTGTCTGAACCGAACTTTCATAATTTCACGTGGTAAGATATACCCAAATAACACAATGGCAACACAAATTGTGGAACAATTCAATCATGGAATTGTGAAAGTTCAGTTCAGACCATGTAATTCCATGTTCCTGGTTTAACATATATAGATTTCCGTACATTATCGAGTAGACGTTTACAATCCAGTTACCTAATGTAACAGCTTTTTACTGACAGTATTCCACACACGCCACTAAAAAAACTTGAACGTgctactttgataaaaaaaatgATATACTTGCTGGAGCTTCGCCCtcgggatcgatcacatcaaatcacgacgGACACACACGCACCAAAACTTTTGGCAAAGACAAGTGTCGTGCCTCTTTCATCGCTTTActgtttttcttgtttttctcataACTGGCAAGCAATGACCTGGCTAGCAAGCCCACTCCAAACCAGACCTAAACCAGTAAGTCATGGATAAAGATAACCTACTGGATCGTGTCCTACACGCACAACTTCTAGCAACACAACTAGATAGCCAGGCACAAGTCCCAGCTGGACCCAACTTATTGATTTTTCTAATCTAATTGCACGCACCGTTGATCACTATGCTAATGCTAATCCTAACCAGACATACCTTTGCCATACATCCAACGTACACGGTACATCCACTAACTCATCTATGTTTGGATTATTCCAACAATGATCCCCTAATCCAAACATCCGACTCTTCACTCAACGAGACACGCAGACGGCCATTTGTTCATCTTGCCACGTCGATTGCCTCCGGTGGTGCAACTTACCAGACCGTAAGTTCTCCCTTCTTGCGACGATGGCCACTACATCATCGTCGTCTTTTATTTTTTCGCCGAGTGGCAATCACCCGTCGACTTGCTTGCGACAGCACCCTCATCGTCTTCTCATCATCGCTTTGCTGAATGACTATCGCCAGCTCGTCCATGTCGCTGCACCACCTAGCGACTGTATCGCCTGCCCCTCCTCATCGGTACACCAACGACTCCATCGCCCGCCCGGAGCTGCTAGTAGGGTCGCCATCCCGGGACAAGCACGGCTTCAATCCTCGATCCTTGCTATGATACCAATTGTTGAAACTTCGCcctcaggatcgatcacatcaaatcataCCTAAACCAGACCTCAAACCAGACCTAAACCAGTACGTCACGGACACGGCTAACCTAGTTGACCGTGTCCTACAGGTATAGCTTCTACCAACACAACTAGATAGCCAGGCACAAGTCCCAGCCGGACTCAACTCATTGTTTAACCAAAAATTACCACATTTCATGGAAACGTGCCCAGAAACTACCACTTTACAAATTTGTgccaaaa is a window of Triticum dicoccoides isolate Atlit2015 ecotype Zavitan chromosome 2B, WEW_v2.0, whole genome shotgun sequence DNA encoding:
- the LOC119366799 gene encoding bisdemethoxycurcumin synthase-like is translated as MAGSSPKVSEIRCAQRAEGSAAMLAIGTANPANKVSQEEYPDYYFRVTKSEHLTDHKDTFKIICGLTGTENRFFYHTDELLNSHPVLLDNTSPSREARHDIVAKAAPELAAAAAKKAIAKWGRPASDITHLIVSTNSDAGAPSADVRLVSLLGLRADVCRTMLHLNGCFAGCSALRLAKDLAENNCGARVLVACVELAISGFCSPGEGDCLDTLITHALFGDGAGAVIVGADPMHPIENPLFEMVSVSQTLVPSTENVLTLNLGSNGTHGKVYTKLPTLVADTMEPCLLEAFGPLEMDFQWNDLFWAVHPGSRGILDQLDKTLQLEPTKLAASRTVVQKFGNMFSATVIFVLDELQRRMEEEGEQAEWGAMVGFGPGFTIETMVLHATGALKKN